Proteins from a single region of Streptomyces sp. Tu 3180:
- a CDS encoding FAD-binding oxidoreductase codes for MERRTFLAGAAAAALTATTACTGGGDGGPPRRTPASRTPPALTPTRATASAPTPADWNALARDLDGPLLRPGDADWRTARRLYNTRFDGLAPAAVAYVDHADDIRTALAHARAHGVPVAIRNGGHSYAGWSSGDHRLIVDVSRLGTVRVVADTAVIGAGAKLIDVYRALAARGVTIPGGSCPTVGVSGLTLGGGHGVVSRAYGLTCDSLTRAALVTADGTRLTADATENEDLFWALRGAGNGNFGVVTELRFRTHPAPRSVTGYLTWPWPKAAAVTAAWQEWGPAQPDEIWSSLHLANTPGGTPTVSVTVFSLGTYGELQNAVDRLAGRVGASARSVSLRRRSYQESMELYAGCSSFADDAQCHLPGTTPGRSPQGALKRETYSARSDFFDRPLDAAGIGTLLSQVRGVRGGSGSIAFTALGGAVNRVAPTATAFVHRRSRMLAQYLASWSAGASGSAAESWLTSAHRAMRPHASGAAYQNYPDPTLTDWRRAYYGDAAPRLARLKKRYDPDRVFTYPQAL; via the coding sequence ATGGAACGACGTACCTTCCTCGCAGGCGCGGCAGCCGCGGCCCTCACCGCCACCACCGCCTGCACCGGCGGCGGGGACGGCGGCCCACCCCGCCGGACCCCCGCCTCCCGCACCCCTCCCGCCCTCACCCCCACCCGCGCCACCGCGTCCGCCCCCACCCCCGCCGACTGGAACGCCCTCGCCCGCGACCTGGACGGCCCCCTCCTCCGCCCCGGCGACGCCGACTGGCGGACGGCCCGCCGCCTCTACAACACCCGCTTCGACGGCCTCGCACCCGCCGCCGTCGCCTACGTCGACCACGCCGACGACATCCGCACCGCCCTCGCCCACGCCCGCGCCCACGGCGTCCCCGTCGCGATCCGCAACGGCGGCCACTCCTACGCCGGCTGGTCCTCCGGCGACCACCGCCTGATCGTCGACGTCTCACGGCTCGGCACCGTCCGCGTCGTTGCGGACACCGCCGTCATCGGCGCCGGCGCCAAACTCATCGACGTCTACCGCGCCCTGGCCGCGAGGGGCGTGACGATCCCCGGCGGCTCCTGCCCCACCGTCGGCGTCTCCGGCCTCACCCTCGGCGGCGGCCACGGCGTGGTCTCCCGCGCCTACGGCCTGACCTGCGACAGCCTCACCCGGGCCGCCCTCGTGACCGCCGACGGCACCCGGCTCACCGCCGACGCGACCGAGAACGAGGACCTCTTCTGGGCCCTGCGCGGCGCCGGCAACGGCAACTTCGGCGTCGTCACGGAGCTGCGCTTCCGGACCCACCCGGCTCCGCGGAGCGTCACCGGGTACCTGACCTGGCCCTGGCCGAAAGCCGCCGCCGTCACGGCGGCCTGGCAGGAATGGGGCCCGGCCCAGCCGGACGAGATCTGGTCGTCGCTCCACCTGGCGAACACCCCCGGCGGCACCCCCACCGTCTCCGTCACCGTCTTCTCCCTCGGCACGTACGGCGAACTCCAGAACGCCGTCGACCGCCTGGCCGGCCGCGTCGGCGCCTCCGCGCGCAGCGTCTCGCTCAGGCGCCGCTCGTACCAGGAGTCGATGGAGCTGTACGCCGGCTGCTCGTCCTTCGCCGACGACGCGCAGTGCCACCTCCCGGGCACGACGCCGGGCCGCTCCCCGCAGGGCGCCCTGAAGCGCGAGACCTACTCCGCCCGCTCGGACTTCTTCGACCGTCCGCTGGACGCCGCCGGGATCGGGACCCTGCTCTCCCAGGTCCGCGGCGTCCGCGGCGGTTCCGGCAGCATCGCGTTCACCGCGCTCGGCGGAGCCGTCAACCGGGTCGCGCCGACGGCCACGGCGTTCGTCCACCGCCGCTCACGCATGCTGGCCCAGTACCTCGCGTCCTGGAGCGCCGGGGCGTCCGGCTCCGCCGCCGAGTCGTGGCTGACGTCGGCTCACCGGGCCATGCGCCCGCACGCGTCGGGCGCGGCCTACCAGAACTACCCGGACCCGACCCTCACCGACTGGCGCCGGGCCTACTACGGCGACGCGGCGCCGCGCCTGGCCCGGCTGAAGAAGCGGTACGACCCCGACCGCGTCTTCACCTACCCCCAGGCCCTGTGA
- a CDS encoding phosphatase PAP2 family protein encodes MAGLADSGSNPDVDLLYDINGLAKDAPPWFDRIMEFVGEYGLLFAMVLLVLWCWWGVRRRGGEDAASSVAALVWAPLAAGVAVLVNVPIRGFVERPRPFNDHEGLEVLVEGKTDYSFVSDHATITMALAVGLFLASRRFGLVGLGIAVLEGFCRVYMGVHYPTDVVGGLALGTAVALLLSPLAMALLTPVVRAVERSPRAGWLVAARRRDGAARDAMVAGTRRETSGSEERDLAA; translated from the coding sequence ATGGCTGGACTCGCCGATTCCGGGTCGAACCCCGACGTCGACCTGCTGTACGACATCAACGGCCTCGCCAAGGACGCGCCGCCGTGGTTCGACCGGATCATGGAGTTCGTCGGCGAGTACGGGCTGCTGTTCGCCATGGTGCTGCTGGTGCTGTGGTGCTGGTGGGGCGTGCGGCGGCGGGGCGGTGAGGACGCGGCGTCCTCGGTCGCCGCGCTGGTGTGGGCACCGCTCGCGGCCGGTGTCGCCGTCCTGGTGAACGTGCCGATCCGCGGATTCGTGGAGCGGCCCCGGCCGTTCAACGACCACGAGGGGCTCGAGGTCCTCGTCGAGGGCAAGACCGACTACTCCTTCGTCAGCGACCACGCGACGATCACCATGGCGCTCGCGGTGGGACTGTTCCTCGCCAGCCGGAGGTTCGGGCTCGTCGGCCTCGGGATCGCCGTGCTCGAGGGCTTCTGCCGCGTCTACATGGGCGTGCACTACCCGACGGACGTCGTCGGCGGACTCGCGCTCGGCACGGCGGTCGCCCTGCTGCTGTCGCCGCTCGCCATGGCGCTGCTGACGCCGGTCGTGCGGGCGGTGGAGCGGTCGCCGCGGGCCGGGTGGCTGGTCGCGGCGCGGAGGCGGGACGGTGCGGCGCGGGACGCGATGGTCGCGGGGACCCGGAGGGAGACGTCCGGGTCGGAGGAGCGGGACCTGGCGGCCTGA
- a CDS encoding bifunctional lytic transglycosylase/C40 family peptidase, producing the protein MLLVVGVYVVAGNLVNGVGGGAAKALAKGTVPAAYQALVQKWGNLCPAINPALLAAQLYQESGFNPRAQSHAAAQGIAQFIPGTWATHGIDGDGDGDRDVWDPEDAIPSAATYDCTLASYVKDVPGNPTENMLASYNAGAYAVIKYRGVPPYEETRNYVERITALEKSFAAPVGRVDPSEQAAGAIAYAQKKLGTLYLWGGNGTAEQGGRFDCSGLTKAAYESVGITLPRVANDQYNAGPHPKRDELLPGDLVFFSDDLTNSRAIRHVGIYVGGGYMIDAPRPGAVIRFDPIDTPDYFGATRVTEDGAKALPTTV; encoded by the coding sequence ATGCTGCTCGTCGTCGGGGTCTACGTCGTCGCCGGGAACCTCGTCAACGGGGTCGGCGGCGGGGCGGCGAAGGCGCTCGCCAAGGGGACCGTGCCGGCCGCGTACCAGGCGCTCGTGCAGAAGTGGGGCAACCTCTGCCCGGCCATCAACCCGGCGCTGCTCGCCGCCCAGCTCTACCAGGAGAGCGGGTTCAACCCGAGGGCGCAGAGCCATGCGGCGGCACAGGGCATCGCGCAGTTCATCCCCGGCACCTGGGCCACCCACGGCATCGACGGGGACGGGGACGGGGACCGTGACGTGTGGGACCCCGAGGACGCCATCCCGTCGGCGGCCACGTACGACTGCACGCTCGCGTCCTACGTGAAGGACGTCCCCGGGAATCCGACCGAAAACATGCTGGCCTCGTACAACGCCGGGGCCTACGCGGTGATCAAGTACCGGGGCGTGCCGCCGTACGAGGAGACGCGGAACTACGTCGAGCGGATCACCGCGCTGGAGAAGAGCTTCGCGGCGCCGGTCGGGCGCGTCGACCCCTCCGAGCAGGCCGCCGGCGCCATCGCCTACGCGCAGAAGAAGCTCGGCACCCTCTACCTCTGGGGCGGCAACGGCACCGCTGAGCAGGGCGGACGGTTCGACTGCTCGGGCCTGACCAAGGCGGCGTACGAGAGCGTCGGGATCACGCTGCCGCGCGTGGCCAACGACCAGTACAACGCGGGGCCGCACCCGAAGCGGGACGAACTGCTCCCCGGAGATCTGGTGTTCTTCTCGGACGACCTCACCAATTCCCGGGCCATCCGGCATGTGGGTATTTATGTCGGCGGCGGGTACATGATCGACGCGCCGCGTCCGGGCGCCGTGATCCGATTCGACCCGATCGACACGCCTGACTACTTCGGTGCCACCCGGGTCACCGAAGATGGCGCGAAAGCGCTGCCCACGACGGTGTGA
- a CDS encoding oxidoreductase — protein MAEKSTHAWNATRLPDLTGRTVVITGANSGIGRTAAGALARAGAHVVLAVRDVERGRAAAAGMSGSTEVRRLDLADLASVREFAAGWSDPLYALVNNAGVMMLPRRRTEDGFEMQFGTNHLGHFALTNLLLPYVTDRVVTLSSAAHRWGGATIEFDDLDMTARYTPRRAYAQSKLANLLFTLELQRRLSEAGSPVRAFAAHPGYAATNLQSHAANPVMRGFLKIGNRFLAQDDEAGALPTLYAVTQDLPGASYVGPDGFAEARGVPTLVGRSRAASDPHTARRLWGVSEELTGVRFPLAVGTNS, from the coding sequence ATGGCTGAGAAGAGCACGCACGCATGGAACGCGACCCGTCTGCCCGACCTCACCGGCCGGACCGTCGTCATCACCGGCGCCAACAGCGGTATCGGCCGTACGGCCGCGGGCGCGCTCGCGCGGGCCGGGGCGCACGTCGTCCTCGCGGTGCGGGACGTGGAACGGGGGCGGGCCGCCGCCGCGGGCATGTCCGGCAGCACCGAGGTGCGGCGCCTGGACCTGGCCGACCTGGCCTCGGTGCGGGAGTTCGCCGCCGGCTGGAGCGACCCGCTGTACGCCCTCGTCAACAACGCCGGCGTGATGATGCTGCCGAGGCGGCGCACCGAGGACGGCTTCGAGATGCAGTTCGGGACCAACCACCTGGGCCACTTCGCCCTCACGAACCTGCTGCTGCCGTACGTCACCGACCGCGTCGTGACCCTGTCCTCCGCGGCCCATCGCTGGGGCGGCGCGACCATCGAGTTCGACGACCTCGACATGACCGCCCGCTACACCCCGCGGCGCGCCTACGCCCAGTCCAAGCTGGCGAACCTCCTGTTCACCCTGGAACTCCAGCGGCGCCTGTCGGAGGCCGGCTCGCCGGTCCGCGCGTTCGCGGCCCACCCCGGGTACGCCGCGACCAATCTCCAGAGCCATGCCGCGAACCCGGTGATGCGGGGCTTCCTGAAGATCGGCAACCGGTTCCTCGCGCAGGACGACGAGGCCGGCGCGCTGCCCACGCTCTACGCCGTGACCCAGGACCTCCCCGGGGCGAGCTACGTCGGTCCGGACGGGTTCGCGGAGGCCCGGGGGGTGCCGACCCTCGTCGGCCGCTCGCGGGCGGCGAGCGACCCGCACACGGCGCGGCGGCTGTGGGGGGTCTCGGAGGAACTGACGGGCGTGCGGTTCCCCCTGGCCGTGGGGACGAACTCCTGA
- a CDS encoding TetR/AcrR family transcriptional regulator yields MTPMPASRPYHHGDLRSTLLAGAERTLREKGAGALSLRELAREAGVSHAAPGRHFKDKQALLDALALSGYDRLAQALDAADDPALPLQARLTALARAYLGFATDNAELLELMYARKHDPESAGRMADGVERTVGLIGRVVAEAQGRGEIVEGDPAHLTVVLGAVLHGLAVFTAGDKSAAYASQHGGVEELVHLLLHGLKPR; encoded by the coding sequence ATGACACCCATGCCCGCAAGCCGCCCCTACCACCACGGAGACCTGCGCTCCACCCTGCTCGCCGGCGCCGAGCGCACCCTGCGGGAGAAGGGGGCCGGCGCGCTCTCCCTGCGCGAACTGGCCCGCGAGGCCGGAGTGAGCCACGCCGCCCCCGGCCGCCACTTCAAGGACAAGCAGGCCCTGCTCGACGCCCTCGCCCTGAGCGGCTACGACCGCCTGGCCCAGGCCCTGGACGCCGCCGACGACCCCGCACTCCCCCTCCAGGCCCGCCTCACCGCGCTGGCCCGCGCCTACCTCGGCTTCGCGACCGACAACGCGGAACTGCTGGAGCTGATGTACGCCCGCAAGCACGATCCGGAATCCGCCGGGCGGATGGCCGACGGCGTCGAGCGCACGGTGGGCCTGATCGGCCGGGTCGTCGCCGAGGCACAGGGGCGGGGCGAGATCGTCGAGGGCGACCCCGCCCACCTGACGGTCGTCCTCGGCGCCGTGCTCCACGGCCTCGCCGTCTTCACGGCCGGTGACAAGTCCGCCGCCTACGCCTCGCAGCACGGCGGCGTGGAGGAGTTGGTCCACCTCCTCCTGCACGGGCTCAAGCCGCGCTGA
- a CDS encoding SCO6880 family protein: MTTESHLSHPVTPRRTYLIGRARPNAIVGRNRETGEIALIVVGAFLGMMCGLLVPVLSVRIVLLVGLPMLALAAVYVPYKHRTFYKWFEINRSYKRILRRGTAYRSGAAEAGTRLDGREVEIGPPPGIGRITWLSAPFGPDEIAVLLHADRKTVTAAIEIEGPGVGLRDSEDQEALVDRFGTLLKHVANGDGFVTRLQMLARTLPADPDAHAKDVAVRGDDRSPVWLQQSYDQLQSMVSTSSEQHRAYLVACMHYTRELAAEANAMARAMRGQGGGKVDRDAGLAVVMARELTDICSRLQEADIRVRQPLGQSRLSSLIHSMYDPDHPIDHIQAMSKRNAWPAELDAVEPTYLQAKTRESATRAPWCHATAWIKEWPMTPVGVNFLAPLLVHTPDVIRTVAVTMDLEPTEIAIERMLTEKTNDVAEASRAAKMNRTVDPRDIAAHSRLDQRGEDLASGAAGVNLVGYITVSSRSPEALARDKRTIRASAGKSYLKLEWCDREHHRAFVNTLPFATGIRR; this comes from the coding sequence TTGACGACCGAGTCCCACCTGTCCCATCCGGTCACGCCCCGCCGTACGTATCTGATCGGCCGCGCCCGGCCGAACGCGATCGTCGGACGCAATCGGGAGACCGGAGAGATCGCGCTGATCGTCGTGGGCGCGTTCCTCGGCATGATGTGCGGGCTCCTCGTCCCCGTCCTGTCCGTGCGGATCGTGCTCCTCGTCGGCCTGCCGATGCTGGCGCTGGCCGCGGTGTACGTGCCGTACAAGCACCGCACGTTCTACAAGTGGTTCGAGATCAACCGCAGTTACAAGCGCATCCTGCGCCGGGGCACCGCCTACCGCTCCGGTGCCGCCGAGGCCGGCACCCGGCTGGACGGACGCGAGGTGGAGATCGGGCCGCCGCCCGGCATCGGACGGATCACCTGGCTCTCCGCGCCCTTCGGGCCGGACGAGATCGCCGTCCTGCTGCACGCGGACCGCAAGACCGTCACCGCCGCCATCGAGATCGAGGGCCCCGGCGTCGGACTGCGCGACTCCGAGGACCAGGAGGCCCTCGTCGACCGCTTCGGCACCCTGCTCAAGCACGTCGCCAACGGCGACGGCTTCGTCACCCGCCTCCAGATGCTCGCCCGCACCCTGCCCGCCGACCCCGACGCCCACGCCAAGGACGTCGCCGTCCGCGGCGACGACAGGTCGCCGGTCTGGCTGCAGCAGTCGTACGACCAGCTGCAGTCGATGGTGTCGACCAGCAGCGAGCAGCACCGCGCCTACCTCGTCGCCTGCATGCACTACACGCGCGAGCTGGCCGCCGAGGCGAACGCCATGGCGCGGGCGATGCGCGGCCAGGGCGGCGGCAAGGTGGACCGCGACGCCGGACTCGCCGTCGTCATGGCCCGTGAGCTGACCGACATCTGCTCCCGGCTCCAGGAGGCCGACATCCGCGTACGGCAGCCGCTCGGCCAGAGCAGACTGTCCTCGCTGATCCACTCCATGTACGACCCGGACCACCCGATCGACCACATCCAGGCGATGAGCAAGCGCAACGCCTGGCCGGCCGAGCTGGACGCCGTGGAGCCCACCTACCTCCAGGCCAAGACCCGCGAGTCCGCGACCCGCGCCCCCTGGTGCCACGCCACCGCCTGGATCAAGGAGTGGCCGATGACCCCGGTCGGCGTCAACTTCCTGGCCCCGCTCCTCGTCCACACCCCGGACGTGATCCGCACGGTCGCCGTCACGATGGACCTCGAACCCACCGAGATCGCCATCGAGCGCATGCTGACCGAGAAGACCAACGACGTGGCGGAGGCGTCCCGCGCCGCCAAGATGAACCGCACCGTCGACCCGCGCGACATCGCCGCCCACAGCCGCCTCGACCAGCGCGGCGAGGACCTCGCCAGCGGCGCGGCCGGCGTCAACCTGGTCGGCTACATCACCGTCTCCTCCCGCTCCCCCGAGGCCCTGGCCCGTGACAAGCGGACCATACGGGCCTCGGCCGGAAAGTCGTACCTGAAGCTGGAGTGGTGCGACCGCGAGCACCACCGGGCCTTCGTGAACACACTCCCGTTCGCCACCGGCATTCGAAGGTAG